The DNA sequence TCCACTTGGAACTGATCAATCAATATTTGTGTGGTGACAGCCGCATTTACCTTGCCTACACCTGATTTGCAGAGAACGACGGATTTACCTTCCATCTCCCCTTCATAGTAGGTGATCCCTGCTTTGGCAGTCTGTTTCGTCTGTCCCATCGCTTCCAAATACAGCGCGATTTCTTCATCCATCGCGCCGATGATGCCGATCCGCATAACGATATCCTCCTCTTGCTGGTCGATCATGGGTCCCGTGATTATGCTTGCTCGGGTCTGGTACTCTCTCTGTATTCGATTCGATGTGGCAGCAGTACGACATGCTCCTCCACATTTTCATTGTTCATGTACTTCGTCAACAAGCGCATCGCTACAGCACCGATATCATACATCGGTTGAACCACGGACGTCAGACGCGGGCGCACCATTTCAACCAGTCGGATGTTGTCATGACCGATTACTTCGATATCACCAGGTACATTCAGTCCCGAATCTTGAATGGCATGGATCGCCCCAATCGCCATCTCATCGTTTGCTGCAAAAACAGCAGTAGGTGGTTCCGCCAGCTTCAAAAACTCTTTGGTTTGCATCAGTCCCGACTCGTAGAAGAAGTTACCGCTTGCTACGAGCTCTTCCTGCAAGCCGATTCCTGCATCAATCAGGGCTTTTTTATAGCCTTCAAAGCGCATCAGACCGCTCAGTGGATCGTTCAGAGGCCCAGTAATCATAGCAATCCTTTTGTGACCACGATCGATCAAAGCCTGTGTCGCATCGTAACCAGCCTGGAAGTGATCGATACTCACGGATGGCAACGCATTGTCTGCATCGCGTGTCGCGGCCAGTACGGTCGGCACGGTAGTGCTTGTGAGCGCCTGCAAATGGTCTTCCTTGATTTCTGCACCCATGAACAACAGCCCGTCCACCTGTTTTTCAAGCAAGGTATTAATTAATTGCAATTCCTTTTCCATCCGTTGGTCGGAGTTGCAAAGAATGATATTGTACTTGTACATGGTCGCGATATCTTCAATTCCGCGAGCCAACTCTGAAAAGAACAGACTGGAGATATCCGGGATAATGACACCGACAGTTGTCGTTTTCTTGCTGGCGAGTCCGCGCGCGACTGCATTCGGACGATATCCCAATCGTTCAATGGCAGCCAGCACCTTTTTCCGGGTCAACGGTTTCACATTGGGGTTTCCGTTAACAACCCGTGAGACCGTCGCCATCGAAACCCCCGCTTCTCTTGCCACGTCGTAAATCGTAACCGGCATCACACACCCTCGCTTTCCCCATTAAATGGTTTTCATAATCATTTTCATAAATATATGCACCTATGATACGACAAGCCGTACATGGTTGCAATCGTTTTTAGCTTGTCTATACCGTGTTACTTCATTAATTTGTTCATCGTTTTCAGCAGCTCGTCGATAACTTCATTGTCCCCTTGCTGAATGCGTTCCATGACACAACTTCGCATATGTCCTTCGAGGAGAATCTTGCCTACCCCATTCAGTGCGGACTGTACGGCAGCGATCTGGTTCAAAATGTCATCACAGTACACATCTTTTTCTACCATGCCACGAATCCCACGAATTTGACCTTCTACCCGATTGAGACGGGACACGAGATTCGACTTGATTTTGTCCGTACGCACAGTGGCTCGATCTGACGAGCAGCATTGGTCCTGTTCATTCATCTGGTACTATCCCCCTTCTAGCGATACCAGTACGTAATCCTAGCTTACTTGGTCGCCACTTGTTCGTCAAATAAGAAGAGGCCTCTCCCGCAAACAGGAAAGACCTCCATCCACATCATACGTATTGGATTAACCTCTTGCAACGACTACTTCGCCTTTGTACAGGCCAGAAGCCAGCAGCGAGTCTACAAACTCGTTGAAGTCCGGGATGTTCAGCTGTTGCTTCGCATCAGACAACGCTACGTCTGGATCCGGGTGAACTTCGACCATGATTCCATCAGATCCGACAGCGATACCAGCTTTTGCGGTAGGCAGCAGCAGGTCACGACGACCTGTGGAGTGAGTCACGTCCACGAATACAGGCAAGTGAGTTTCTTGCTTCAGAAGTGGTACTGCGGA is a window from the Brevibacillus choshinensis genome containing:
- the ccpA gene encoding catabolite control protein A, encoding MPVTIYDVAREAGVSMATVSRVVNGNPNVKPLTRKKVLAAIERLGYRPNAVARGLASKKTTTVGVIIPDISSLFFSELARGIEDIATMYKYNIILCNSDQRMEKELQLINTLLEKQVDGLLFMGAEIKEDHLQALTSTTVPTVLAATRDADNALPSVSIDHFQAGYDATQALIDRGHKRIAMITGPLNDPLSGLMRFEGYKKALIDAGIGLQEELVASGNFFYESGLMQTKEFLKLAEPPTAVFAANDEMAIGAIHAIQDSGLNVPGDIEVIGHDNIRLVEMVRPRLTSVVQPMYDIGAVAMRLLTKYMNNENVEEHVVLLPHRIEYRESTRPEQA
- a CDS encoding metal-sensitive transcriptional regulator, translated to MNEQDQCCSSDRATVRTDKIKSNLVSRLNRVEGQIRGIRGMVEKDVYCDDILNQIAAVQSALNGVGKILLEGHMRSCVMERIQQGDNEVIDELLKTMNKLMK